One genomic segment of Pandoraea sputorum includes these proteins:
- a CDS encoding efflux RND transporter periplasmic adaptor subunit, with translation MSDENAHRPLPGDAATRGHGGQPGNGAQGTKGPNGPNGPNGPKRSRRWVVGLVAVAVIAGGATWLRSRGAEKTVKTAAAPSVTAAIVETRDVPVRLIANGTVTARQTIDVRPQISSTIRQVHIKEGDFVKAGQLLFSLDARMDEANLKKVQAQLAKDEADLANARRTLARTKQLIAEHFVSQSALDTAQSGVDSLTAQVAADRAAIAASQVAVDYNQIRAGIDGRTGAINVHPGSLVTPGGAALVSITQLDPIDISFTLPEGALAELQAARAGGPVAVTATLGTTGVNVTGQLSFIDNAVDSQTGTIRLKAAYDNRDAKLWPGMYLNVAVIGRVLKQASVVPPQAVQTGPDGKFVYVIGGDGKVSAKPVKVGYVEAKLAVVDGVPAGAKVVQEGAENLRPGNKVTVVASREGGAGVGAGGGSGKAP, from the coding sequence ATGAGTGACGAGAACGCCCACCGGCCGTTGCCGGGGGACGCGGCTACCCGCGGGCATGGCGGCCAGCCGGGGAACGGCGCGCAGGGAACGAAAGGACCCAATGGACCAAATGGGCCAAATGGACCGAAGCGTTCGCGCCGCTGGGTCGTAGGTCTGGTCGCAGTGGCGGTCATCGCTGGCGGGGCCACGTGGTTGCGCTCGCGCGGCGCCGAGAAGACCGTGAAGACGGCGGCTGCACCGTCTGTCACGGCCGCGATCGTCGAAACGCGTGATGTCCCGGTCCGGCTCATCGCTAACGGGACGGTCACGGCGCGTCAGACCATCGATGTCCGCCCGCAAATCTCCAGCACCATCCGTCAGGTACATATCAAGGAAGGCGATTTCGTCAAAGCCGGGCAGTTGCTGTTCTCGCTCGACGCCCGCATGGACGAAGCGAACCTCAAGAAGGTGCAGGCGCAACTGGCGAAGGACGAAGCCGATCTCGCCAACGCACGTCGCACGCTCGCGCGCACCAAACAACTGATCGCCGAACACTTCGTGTCGCAAAGCGCCCTCGACACGGCGCAAAGCGGTGTGGACAGCCTGACGGCACAGGTCGCCGCGGACCGGGCCGCGATTGCCGCGAGTCAGGTGGCGGTCGACTACAACCAGATCCGTGCGGGTATCGATGGGCGCACCGGCGCGATCAACGTGCATCCGGGCAGTCTGGTCACGCCGGGGGGCGCGGCGCTCGTGAGCATTACCCAGCTCGATCCGATCGACATCAGCTTCACGCTGCCCGAAGGGGCGTTGGCCGAATTGCAGGCGGCGCGCGCGGGCGGTCCGGTCGCCGTGACGGCGACGCTCGGGACCACGGGCGTGAACGTTACCGGTCAGCTCAGCTTCATCGACAACGCGGTGGATTCGCAGACGGGCACGATTCGCCTGAAGGCCGCTTACGATAACCGGGACGCGAAGCTGTGGCCCGGCATGTATCTAAACGTCGCGGTCATCGGCCGCGTGCTCAAGCAGGCGAGCGTCGTGCCGCCGCAGGCGGTGCAGACCGGGCCGGACGGCAAGTTCGTGTACGTGATCGGCGGCGACGGCAAGGTCAGCGCCAAGCCGGTCAAGGTCGGCTACGTGGAAGCAAAGCTCGCGGTCGTCGACGGTGTGCCAGCCGGGGCGAAGGTCGTGCAGGAGGGCGCGGAAAACCTGCGTCCGGGCAATAAGGTGACGGTCGTTGCGTCGCGCGAAGGCGGTGCCGGTGTGGGTGCCGGTGGTGGCTCAGGGAAAGCGCCATGA
- a CDS encoding efflux RND transporter permease subunit — MNLSELCIRRPVMTILLCVAAVVAGLIAYGQIPISALPSYNSPVIQVTATLPGASPETMAASVAAPMEKQFSTIAGVAVISSTNTQGTTSIIIEFDSDRDIDAAAVDVQAALFRAQRKLPVEMTTPPSYRKVNPADAPILFLAMNSPSMSLAELDDYAENLVSPTLSTLPGVAQVLIFGQKRFAVRVKARPDALAARKLTLDDVARALASANANSPVGTLDGSRQTLTIEANRQMTKADQFANLIIASVNGSPVYLRDVADVQDSVESVKTGSWVNGERSIVLAVLRQPNANTVATVDQVKAALPRLAEQMPQSIQVKLLNDRSVSIRESIDDVQFTLALTVILVTLVIFLFLRRLAATLIPVMSLPVSLIGTVALMKGMGYSIDNISLLGITLAVGLVVDDAIVMLENIVRHIENGVPPLRAALVGSREMGFTILSISISLVAVFIPIFFMPGVIGLMFHEFAVVVSLAILVSAAVSLTLIPMLCSRYLKHEQDEGLGLRATQWFEDGFVWVQDAYVRSVDWCLAHRKWVIGAAGATFIATGVLFATIPKGFFPSEDIGQVQVTAEGAQDISFTAMSALLRQAGDIIRANPAVETVIVSANDSNQGRMFINLKPHGERAHMSEVLEALRRDVKQVPGLNVYFNPVQNLQLGGKQSKSRYQYVMQSVKPGEMQLWSDRLMNLMRADAIFRDVTTDAQMKGLQAQLTIDRDKANTLGVAIGDIRSALYSAFGERQVSTIYTPSDSYQVILQADDNDRRDEGAFDKIYVRGKGGALVPLSAVATVERKMGPVSVNHQGQLQAVTLSFNLAPGAALGDASKKIVGFQQQLGFPPSIITSWGGDAAAFQKSQSSQVVLLVGALLVIYVLLGVLYESYIHPITILAGLPSAAVGALITLRLFGMDLSLIAVIGILMLIGIVKKNAIMMIDFALDAQRNGGMTPLEAIRQACALRFRPIMMTTLAALMGALPIALGLGAGAELRQPLGLAVVGGLLFSQVITLYITPVIYLYLDRFAGKGPLVLPGDKAANDGGGKHNGSQDGSHNATDINAHKTSHAH, encoded by the coding sequence ATGAACCTCTCAGAACTCTGCATCCGCCGACCGGTCATGACGATCCTGCTGTGCGTGGCGGCGGTCGTCGCGGGTCTGATCGCGTACGGACAGATTCCGATTTCCGCCCTGCCCAGCTACAACTCGCCGGTGATTCAGGTCACGGCCACGCTGCCGGGCGCGAGTCCGGAGACGATGGCCGCGTCGGTCGCGGCGCCGATGGAAAAGCAGTTCTCGACGATTGCGGGTGTGGCGGTCATCAGTTCGACCAATACACAGGGCACGACGTCGATCATCATCGAATTCGACAGCGACCGCGATATCGACGCGGCGGCCGTCGACGTGCAGGCGGCGCTGTTCCGCGCGCAGCGCAAGCTGCCGGTGGAGATGACGACGCCGCCGTCGTATCGCAAGGTCAATCCGGCCGATGCGCCGATTCTGTTCCTCGCGATGAACTCGCCGTCGATGTCGCTCGCCGAGCTGGACGACTACGCGGAAAACCTCGTCTCCCCCACGCTCTCCACGCTGCCCGGCGTGGCGCAGGTGCTGATCTTCGGTCAGAAGCGCTTCGCCGTGCGCGTGAAGGCTCGTCCCGACGCGCTCGCCGCGCGCAAGCTCACGCTCGACGACGTGGCGCGCGCCCTGGCGTCGGCCAACGCGAATAGCCCCGTGGGCACGCTCGACGGTAGCCGTCAGACGCTGACCATCGAGGCCAACCGTCAGATGACGAAGGCCGACCAGTTCGCGAACCTCATCATCGCCAGCGTCAACGGGAGCCCCGTGTATCTGCGCGACGTGGCGGATGTGCAGGACAGCGTCGAATCGGTGAAGACCGGAAGCTGGGTCAACGGCGAGCGCTCGATTGTGCTCGCGGTGCTGCGTCAGCCCAACGCGAATACGGTCGCGACAGTCGATCAGGTGAAGGCGGCGCTGCCACGACTCGCGGAGCAGATGCCGCAGTCGATTCAGGTCAAGCTGCTCAACGACCGCTCGGTGTCGATTCGCGAGTCCATCGACGACGTGCAGTTCACGCTCGCGCTCACGGTGATTCTCGTGACGCTGGTGATCTTCCTGTTCCTGCGCCGTCTGGCCGCCACGCTCATTCCGGTGATGTCGCTGCCGGTGTCGCTGATCGGCACCGTCGCGCTCATGAAAGGCATGGGTTACTCCATCGACAACATCTCGCTGCTGGGCATCACGCTCGCCGTGGGCCTGGTGGTCGACGACGCCATCGTGATGCTGGAGAACATCGTGCGTCATATCGAGAACGGCGTGCCGCCGTTGCGCGCCGCGCTCGTCGGTTCGCGCGAAATGGGCTTCACGATTCTCTCGATCTCGATTTCGCTGGTGGCGGTGTTCATCCCCATCTTCTTCATGCCGGGCGTGATCGGGCTGATGTTCCACGAGTTCGCGGTGGTCGTGTCGCTGGCGATTCTGGTGTCCGCGGCGGTGTCGCTCACGCTGATTCCGATGTTGTGCAGCCGCTATCTCAAGCACGAGCAGGACGAAGGCCTCGGTCTGCGCGCCACGCAGTGGTTCGAGGACGGCTTCGTGTGGGTGCAGGATGCCTACGTGCGCAGCGTCGATTGGTGCCTCGCGCACCGCAAGTGGGTGATCGGTGCAGCGGGGGCCACGTTCATTGCGACGGGCGTGCTGTTCGCCACGATCCCGAAAGGCTTCTTCCCGAGTGAAGACATCGGGCAGGTGCAGGTGACAGCCGAGGGCGCACAGGACATTTCGTTTACGGCGATGTCGGCGCTGCTGCGTCAGGCGGGCGACATCATCCGTGCGAATCCGGCGGTGGAAACCGTGATCGTGTCGGCCAACGACAGCAATCAGGGCCGCATGTTCATCAACCTGAAGCCGCATGGCGAGCGAGCGCACATGAGCGAAGTGCTCGAAGCGCTACGGCGCGACGTCAAACAGGTGCCGGGCCTGAACGTCTACTTCAATCCGGTGCAGAACCTGCAACTGGGAGGCAAGCAGAGCAAGAGCCGCTATCAGTATGTGATGCAGAGCGTGAAGCCGGGCGAGATGCAGTTGTGGTCCGACCGACTGATGAACCTCATGCGTGCCGATGCGATCTTCCGCGACGTGACGACGGACGCGCAGATGAAAGGTTTGCAGGCGCAACTCACCATCGACCGCGACAAGGCGAACACGCTGGGTGTCGCCATCGGCGATATCCGTAGCGCGCTTTACAGCGCGTTCGGCGAGCGTCAGGTGTCGACGATCTACACGCCAAGCGACAGCTATCAGGTGATTCTGCAAGCGGACGACAACGACCGTCGCGACGAAGGCGCGTTCGACAAGATTTACGTGCGCGGCAAGGGCGGTGCACTGGTGCCGCTCTCGGCCGTGGCGACCGTCGAGCGAAAGATGGGGCCGGTATCGGTCAACCATCAAGGCCAGTTGCAGGCGGTCACGCTGTCGTTCAACCTCGCGCCGGGCGCGGCACTGGGCGACGCGTCGAAGAAGATCGTGGGCTTCCAGCAGCAGTTGGGCTTCCCGCCGAGCATCATCACAAGCTGGGGCGGCGATGCAGCCGCGTTCCAGAAGTCGCAGTCGAGTCAGGTGGTGCTGCTGGTCGGCGCGTTGCTGGTGATCTACGTGCTCCTTGGCGTGCTGTATGAGAGCTATATTCACCCGATCACGATTTTGGCCGGTCTGCCGTCGGCGGCGGTCGGCGCGCTGATCACGCTGCGTCTGTTCGGCATGGATCTGTCGCTCATCGCGGTGATCGGCATTCTGATGCTGATCGGTATCGTGAAGAAGAACGCGATCATGATGATCGACTTCGCGCTCGACGCGCAGCGCAATGGCGGTATGACGCCGCTTGAGGCGATTCGTCAGGCCTGCGCGCTGCGCTTCCGCCCGATCATGATGACGACATTGGCGGCACTCATGGGCGCGTTGCCGATTGCATTGGGGCTGGGGGCGGGGGCGGAACTGCGCCAGCCGCTCGGTCTGGCCGTTGTCGGCGGGTTGCTGTTCTCGCAGGTGATCACGCTCTACATCACGCCGGTCATCTATCTGTATCTCGACCGCTTCGCCGGTAAGGGGCCGCTCGTGCTGCCCGGCGACAAGGCGGCGAACGACGGTGGCGGTAAGCACAACGGCAGCCAGGATGGCAGCCACAACGCAACCGACATCAATGCGCACAAGACCAGTCACGCCCACTAA
- a CDS encoding pilus assembly FimT family protein — protein MNAFTDANAIAQIKHKLVKRLNKHGQRGVTLVELSVAVAVMGLIMAGAMVGVPRLMNNVKLSQEMKDWQMSVLAVQNAVAAGTLIAGQTKQAEIRPTAIAEPFNRPAGTTTILNRFGGEITIDAVDKSGYPSSGVTVKSVGYPSSQCEDFAAKMNGLFATLSINGNVIKSKTENKIDQISKSCTQDSNSAAMTQADLEFTIAG, from the coding sequence ATGAACGCATTCACAGACGCGAACGCCATCGCGCAAATCAAACACAAGCTGGTCAAGCGCCTGAACAAGCACGGACAGCGCGGGGTAACGTTGGTGGAACTCTCGGTCGCCGTCGCCGTGATGGGCCTGATCATGGCTGGCGCGATGGTCGGTGTGCCGCGCCTGATGAACAATGTGAAGCTGTCGCAGGAGATGAAGGACTGGCAGATGTCGGTGCTTGCGGTGCAGAACGCGGTGGCGGCCGGGACGCTGATCGCCGGGCAGACCAAGCAGGCCGAAATTCGTCCGACGGCGATTGCCGAGCCGTTCAATCGGCCTGCCGGCACCACGACGATCCTGAACCGGTTTGGCGGCGAGATCACCATCGACGCGGTGGACAAGAGCGGCTATCCGTCGAGCGGTGTAACGGTGAAGTCGGTCGGGTATCCCAGTTCCCAGTGCGAAGACTTCGCCGCCAAGATGAACGGTCTGTTCGCCACGCTGAGCATCAACGGCAACGTCATCAAATCCAAGACGGAAAACAAGATCGATCAGATCAGCAAGTCGTGCACGCAGGACAGCAACAGCGCGGCCATGACGCAAGCCGATCTCGAATTCACTATCGCCGGTTGA
- a CDS encoding toxin co-regulated pilus biosynthesis Q family protein, which produces MTLPGMRVAVLAAMLGGATPSALAVSDTDVTWMFASHKPLMQSLGGAADTGPVAESASARHTSHEGGAALDTRDMPDDGARHVQTASVAEPAAMELALQPSDGRVSQAVRRYAERNGWQLAWEIERDFPIEYPATFRGDFLGIVEQIVRSLQNTDAPIRVKVYEANRVLRVVHATQ; this is translated from the coding sequence ATGACTCTTCCAGGAATGCGTGTTGCGGTGCTCGCTGCGATGTTGGGGGGCGCGACGCCATCGGCGCTGGCGGTGTCCGACACGGACGTGACGTGGATGTTCGCTAGCCACAAGCCGCTGATGCAATCGCTGGGCGGCGCAGCCGACACGGGGCCCGTCGCCGAGTCGGCGAGTGCGCGGCACACCTCGCACGAAGGCGGCGCCGCCCTCGACACGCGCGACATGCCCGACGACGGGGCGCGTCACGTCCAGACGGCGAGCGTCGCCGAGCCAGCGGCAATGGAGCTTGCCCTGCAACCGTCGGACGGCCGCGTTTCTCAGGCCGTCCGACGGTATGCCGAGCGCAATGGCTGGCAACTCGCGTGGGAGATCGAGCGCGATTTCCCCATCGAGTATCCCGCCACGTTCCGCGGGGATTTCCTCGGCATCGTCGAGCAGATCGTGCGCTCGTTGCAGAACACCGACGCACCGATTCGCGTGAAGGTCTACGAGGCCAACCGCGTGTTGCGCGTCGTGCACGCCACACAATAA
- a CDS encoding secretin N-terminal domain-containing protein, which translates to MRKHLGVLCAITLLTACGTPGLLSKTDENVTQVRETMRTANDTYAATAIGAIEHVDGAWLSKKSVAVNATIALPEFFTRQVRFSTGAPLPMSVLLAQVARGHGLTIRMASDVACDGGASVGVGPGGRGRPAGAPQRFQINCTDSGEPAVPLQYHGSLSGLLDTIAHRSGTHWSYRDGVVQFARYVTRTFQIKMMPGSSTYTASVGKASKMKADRGASGGGGGTSAGGVDLSFNADANVTVESELDYWTDLVKTVGDMLSPSGRVTPSVVTSSLVVTDTADVVERIARYVESENAVLGRQVKLRVQVYSVTLDENSAAGIDWDLVYRSASGFVAGLSGPALGGALMTRKGGLGIRTIPNGRLAGSTAFIKALSKQGRVSTVIDTTVVTLNNQPAPVAVTQNRGFVAQTKMTPGNYGGQAVVTAEQSVLTTGFVMNLLPTLMDNRSVMLQVQIDMSDLKKLDKINLRTGKEAPSGSDAGASGGGNGPNVRADIDGKAASIDIGGKGDDRGRDDDGLGAGTFMQLPITASVQTMQRASLKSGDTLVLSGFRRKDDDTERDGIFNYEGGTKEANQHVNEVVIMISPELTEGV; encoded by the coding sequence ATGAGAAAGCATCTCGGCGTGTTGTGCGCCATCACGTTACTGACAGCGTGCGGCACGCCGGGCCTGCTGTCGAAAACCGACGAGAACGTTACACAGGTGCGCGAGACCATGCGCACCGCCAACGACACATACGCAGCAACAGCTATAGGCGCCATCGAACATGTCGATGGCGCCTGGCTGTCAAAAAAATCAGTCGCGGTCAACGCGACGATCGCACTTCCCGAATTCTTCACGCGTCAGGTGCGCTTCTCTACCGGCGCGCCCCTTCCCATGTCGGTGCTGCTCGCGCAAGTGGCGCGTGGCCACGGCCTGACGATTCGCATGGCCTCCGATGTCGCTTGCGACGGCGGTGCGTCGGTTGGCGTTGGTCCGGGCGGACGCGGCAGGCCTGCAGGCGCGCCGCAGCGCTTCCAGATCAACTGCACAGACAGTGGCGAGCCTGCCGTGCCGCTGCAATACCACGGCTCGCTATCCGGGCTGCTCGACACCATCGCGCATCGATCCGGCACACACTGGTCTTATCGCGATGGCGTCGTGCAATTCGCGCGCTACGTCACCCGGACCTTCCAGATCAAGATGATGCCGGGCAGCTCAACGTACACGGCGTCGGTCGGCAAGGCGTCCAAGATGAAGGCGGATCGCGGCGCGTCCGGCGGCGGTGGCGGGACGTCGGCGGGCGGCGTCGATCTGAGTTTCAATGCCGACGCGAACGTCACGGTCGAGTCGGAACTGGATTACTGGACGGATCTCGTCAAAACCGTCGGCGACATGCTCTCGCCAAGCGGTCGCGTCACGCCGTCGGTCGTCACGAGTTCGCTCGTCGTCACCGATACGGCCGATGTCGTCGAGCGCATAGCGCGATACGTCGAATCGGAGAATGCGGTGCTTGGCCGTCAGGTGAAGCTGCGCGTACAGGTCTATTCCGTCACGCTCGACGAAAACTCGGCGGCAGGCATCGACTGGGATCTCGTTTATCGATCCGCCAGCGGTTTCGTGGCGGGTCTGAGCGGCCCGGCGCTGGGCGGTGCGCTCATGACGCGCAAGGGCGGGCTGGGCATTCGCACGATTCCGAACGGGCGTCTGGCCGGGTCCACTGCGTTCATCAAGGCGCTGAGCAAGCAGGGGCGCGTGAGTACGGTGATCGACACGACCGTCGTCACGCTGAACAACCAGCCAGCGCCGGTGGCCGTCACGCAGAACCGGGGGTTCGTCGCGCAAACCAAGATGACGCCCGGCAATTACGGCGGACAGGCCGTCGTGACAGCCGAGCAATCGGTGCTCACCACGGGATTCGTCATGAATCTGTTGCCGACGTTGATGGATAACCGGAGCGTGATGCTGCAAGTGCAGATCGATATGTCGGACCTTAAGAAGCTCGACAAGATCAATCTGCGCACGGGTAAGGAAGCGCCGAGCGGCAGCGATGCGGGAGCATCGGGCGGCGGCAACGGCCCGAACGTGCGTGCGGACATCGACGGCAAGGCGGCGAGCATCGATATTGGCGGCAAAGGCGACGACCGTGGTCGCGACGACGACGGCCTCGGCGCCGGCACGTTCATGCAACTGCCAATCACGGCGTCCGTGCAGACCATGCAGCGTGCGTCGCTTAAGTCCGGCGACACGCTGGTGTTGAGCGGCTTCCGTCGCAAGGACGACGACACCGAGCGCGATGGCATCTTCAACTACGAGGGTGGAACGAAGGAGGCGAATCAGCACGTGAACGAGGTCGTCATCATGATCTCGCCGGAACTGACAGAGGGCGTGTGA
- a CDS encoding type 4b pilus protein PilO2, translating to MGRALSNHLVIGAQWETLIGLEKEMTEIRSLARSRDASHFTVTDDGAGTRTVGLVSLPDATQTNAATTRYALAAVLRTLVDGPNVAFMHPDPDDPAKAVFVTLRDHRPELDLEVPASQLKHRLEQWTAEVEGPVKVAGVMRTDLPHADVILTLDDIAAAAVREATAETRIKPVRQALPARQLKIAATVVTLLAVITGAAYGGWQWYESIQREKLAAANRIDPVVAYKQALTRALANESFSTGASYARHLQRAVQQLPANAGGWRPASIDCKARTCEIEWRRLEGGTFDLLLSQRPRAQIVDLDHANERFMLPEDDATSASTVAASLGAAKSEAHTPAGTPSIEALEDDGDARVTPIPRNQFLRTAGARLQALGDYGMDIALTMPEPLVPVPPGAASRDDMPPPISKGEWKMAGHLAFFDSVAGLMMRAGNMSLGELKIVIDDGKPVFSAQGTYYVH from the coding sequence ATGGGGCGCGCACTGTCCAACCACCTCGTGATCGGCGCGCAATGGGAGACGCTGATCGGTCTCGAAAAGGAGATGACCGAGATCCGCAGTCTCGCGCGCAGCCGCGACGCCTCGCACTTCACCGTCACCGATGACGGGGCAGGCACGCGCACCGTCGGGCTGGTCTCGCTGCCCGACGCGACGCAGACGAACGCCGCTACGACCCGGTACGCGCTTGCGGCGGTGTTGCGCACGCTGGTCGACGGACCGAACGTCGCGTTCATGCACCCGGACCCTGACGACCCCGCCAAGGCAGTGTTCGTGACGTTGCGCGACCATCGTCCCGAACTGGATCTGGAGGTTCCGGCGTCGCAGTTGAAGCATCGTCTCGAACAGTGGACGGCCGAGGTCGAGGGCCCGGTGAAAGTCGCCGGGGTGATGCGCACGGATCTGCCGCATGCCGACGTCATCCTCACGCTCGACGACATCGCCGCGGCTGCGGTTCGCGAGGCAACGGCCGAGACACGTATCAAGCCGGTGCGTCAGGCGCTCCCGGCGCGACAACTGAAAATCGCCGCTACGGTGGTGACGTTGCTCGCGGTCATCACTGGCGCAGCGTACGGGGGGTGGCAATGGTACGAGAGCATCCAGCGCGAAAAGCTCGCCGCCGCGAATCGCATCGATCCTGTCGTAGCTTACAAGCAGGCGCTGACGCGGGCACTTGCCAACGAGTCGTTCTCGACCGGGGCATCCTACGCAAGACATTTGCAGCGTGCGGTGCAGCAACTACCCGCGAACGCCGGGGGATGGCGACCGGCGTCCATCGACTGTAAGGCGCGGACTTGCGAGATCGAATGGCGGCGTCTCGAAGGTGGCACCTTCGACTTGCTGCTGTCTCAACGGCCTCGTGCGCAGATCGTCGATCTCGATCATGCGAACGAGCGCTTCATGCTGCCCGAGGACGATGCCACCTCGGCAAGCACGGTCGCCGCATCGCTCGGTGCGGCGAAAAGCGAAGCGCACACACCGGCAGGCACACCCTCCATCGAAGCGCTCGAAGACGACGGCGATGCCCGCGTCACCCCCATCCCGCGCAATCAGTTTCTGCGCACGGCAGGGGCGCGGCTGCAAGCGCTCGGCGACTACGGCATGGATATCGCGCTGACGATGCCCGAGCCGTTGGTGCCGGTACCACCGGGCGCGGCCTCGCGGGACGACATGCCGCCACCCATCTCGAAAGGTGAATGGAAGATGGCGGGGCACCTGGCGTTCTTCGACTCTGTCGCGGGTCTGATGATGCGCGCGGGCAACATGTCCCTCGGCGAGCTGAAGATCGTGATCGACGACGGCAAGCCCGTCTTCTCCGCACAAGGAACCTACTATGTTCACTAA
- a CDS encoding GspE/PulE family protein has product MATITERLRATLAHLGRRGHTRAIVRPIADLRESDIQAFGWRQDLGITLAGAEHGALVLVAMKPRLYLVLLENNTFVRMQGSDLLERFDRAVRAKHRLDLEGIYVGTTEEILLMQSRLQQQGDEGGQIGERRTGAYRNFDLIIERAVEAGASDIHFEFREGRHVQVRMRIHGKLRMSAENDRLARDYHAMLDAVSAAYNSRADPSSRSHNHFDDAQHQSCSIPLTIRQRKYQLRFQSVKENRGVDVVLRLLINEATDGDVLTLTQLGYADDQVEILEDAVHRSPGLTIIAGETGSGKSTTLRTLMTYERDSGKKFFSIEDPVEYIQPHMTQIPIQRRAEDGPGDSPFGAAAKVLLRGDPDKLMPGEIRDAETGSFAKSMTETGHQVLSTVHASSAFGIVSRLVSDEIGMPLSAVASPNFLTAIVYQKLIPVLCAHCKRAALDAPDVIDAATLSVIGALGIDTSKVCVEGPGCERCAGRGTSGQTVVAEVCELTDELLDLLREGRYWDAERHWRVCHDGDLTSPHMTGKSAMEHAIYKMSQGLVDPHDIEAAFCKLKKFHFRQSTSLGTTPTRRLASV; this is encoded by the coding sequence ATGGCGACGATTACTGAACGATTGCGCGCCACGCTGGCGCACCTCGGACGACGCGGGCACACGCGCGCCATCGTCCGTCCTATCGCCGATCTGCGCGAGTCCGACATTCAGGCGTTCGGCTGGCGACAGGACCTCGGCATCACGCTCGCAGGCGCGGAGCATGGCGCGCTGGTGCTTGTTGCGATGAAACCTCGTCTGTACCTCGTACTGCTCGAAAACAACACGTTCGTGCGCATGCAGGGTTCGGATCTGCTCGAACGCTTCGACCGTGCCGTACGCGCCAAACACCGGCTGGACCTCGAAGGCATTTACGTCGGCACGACAGAAGAAATCTTGCTGATGCAGTCGCGCCTTCAGCAGCAAGGAGACGAAGGAGGCCAGATCGGCGAGCGGCGGACCGGTGCGTATCGCAATTTCGATCTGATCATCGAGCGCGCGGTGGAAGCCGGGGCGTCGGATATTCACTTCGAGTTTCGTGAGGGACGTCATGTTCAGGTGCGCATGCGCATTCACGGCAAGCTGCGCATGTCGGCGGAGAACGATCGTCTCGCCCGCGACTATCACGCCATGCTTGACGCCGTCTCGGCCGCCTACAACTCGCGCGCCGATCCGAGCAGCCGCAGCCACAATCACTTCGACGACGCGCAGCACCAAAGCTGCTCGATTCCCCTGACGATCCGCCAACGCAAGTACCAGCTGCGCTTCCAGAGCGTGAAAGAGAATCGCGGTGTGGACGTGGTACTGCGTCTGCTGATCAACGAAGCCACGGACGGCGACGTCCTCACACTCACCCAACTGGGCTATGCCGACGATCAGGTCGAGATTCTGGAAGATGCCGTGCACCGCAGCCCGGGCCTCACGATCATCGCGGGCGAAACCGGCTCCGGCAAATCCACGACGCTGCGTACGCTGATGACCTACGAGCGCGATTCGGGCAAGAAATTCTTCTCCATCGAAGATCCTGTCGAGTACATCCAGCCGCATATGACGCAGATCCCGATTCAGCGACGCGCAGAAGACGGCCCGGGAGACTCGCCCTTCGGCGCGGCGGCCAAGGTCTTGCTGCGCGGCGATCCCGACAAACTGATGCCGGGCGAGATTCGCGATGCAGAGACCGGATCGTTCGCCAAATCGATGACGGAGACGGGCCACCAGGTGTTGTCGACGGTGCACGCGTCGAGCGCGTTCGGCATCGTGTCCCGGTTGGTCAGCGACGAAATCGGCATGCCGCTCTCGGCCGTCGCCTCGCCAAATTTCCTCACAGCCATCGTTTATCAGAAGCTCATCCCGGTCCTGTGTGCGCACTGCAAGCGTGCCGCGCTGGACGCGCCGGACGTCATCGACGCCGCCACGTTGTCAGTGATCGGCGCACTCGGCATCGACACGTCGAAGGTTTGCGTCGAAGGGCCGGGCTGCGAGCGTTGTGCCGGTCGCGGCACGAGTGGGCAGACGGTTGTGGCCGAAGTGTGCGAGCTGACCGACGAGTTGCTGGACTTGCTGCGTGAGGGGCGCTACTGGGACGCCGAGCGTCACTGGCGCGTCTGCCACGATGGCGACCTGACCAGCCCGCACATGACCGGAAAGTCCGCGATGGAGCACGCCATTTACAAGATGTCGCAGGGACTGGTCGACCCGCACGATATCGAGGCGGCCTTCTGCAAACTCAAGAAATTCCATTTCCGTCAGTCGACGTCGTTGGGCACCACTCCGACACGGCGTCTCGCCAGTGTGTGA